Within Thunnus thynnus chromosome 15, fThuThy2.1, whole genome shotgun sequence, the genomic segment AAAGTGGAgcccaaaggtaacaaaaatgacaaacctTTAGGTTTTTGCAACAAGCATGTTAATAGTAAATGATTTCAAAAGCCAAATGTTACTCACATTTTTGTATACATCAATCAACatcagggactactttgtgtctgtcgttaattacacatctgagtggacaaaaatgacagaGTTTACAGAGTTCCCcgaggctccattctggggcctcttctgttcaacacctacatgctcccactggcACAGATtattgaaaacaacaaaatgtgttaccacagttatgcagatgatgcacaaatttacataaccatatcaccaggggactatggtccaatacaagcactgagtaagtgcactgaaaaaatcaaagattcgatgtacaaaaatgttcttcaatttaacaaagataaaactgaagtaattgttttggagccaaggaagaacaattaaaagtcaggctcagcttcaatcgataatgttaaaaaccacaaaccaagccagaaatcttggtgtagtcatggactcaaaCCTGAATTttaacagccacattaagacaattacaaagtcagcctgcTATCACataaagaatatatcaagaattaatgGACTTTATGTCTCatcaggatttggaaaaacttgtccatgcatttatcttcagcaGACTCAACTACTGTAAGggtgtcttcacaggtctccctaaaaaaatcgatcagacagctgcagctgattcagaacgctgctgcttgAGTCCTCACTAAGAAAAAGAATTTGGTTCATATCACTCCacttctcagatctttacacagGCTTcatgtctgtcaaagaattgaatttaaaatactgctgttggttaaTAAAGCACTGGTTGATAAACATaaactgaatggtttagggccaaaatacatttctgatctgctgctacattatgaaccatctagacctctcaggtcatctggggcacgtctgctttctgtccctggagtaaaaactaaacatagagaagcagtgttcagtttttttgctccacatatctggaacaaactcacagaaaactgcaggtctgctgcaactctcagctTTTTTAAAGCACAGCTGaatacttttctgtttgccactgccttttattaaaccaaatttgagggttcATATCTtacactgtactgtaacttTTACTCTCCAGTTTCAtttgtcttattctatttttacttctttttatttccaaatttaacatgtaaatttaccatatttttctcaggaggaGAATTTCAGTTTGGAGGATCCAGCAGAGTCAGACCCTCGAACAACAGCTCAGGAGTGCTTACTTTCCGAACAGATCCCTCCATTGCTCCCCAGGCAGGAACACCTGGAGGTGGATTCAACTTCCCACAGCCCCATACATTCCTTATTGGGTATGTTGCACCTTCTCAGTTTACATGCAAGTATTTTTTGACTAATATGTGCACACCAAAACATTGATGTGTTCCAGCATCTTCAGGCCCAGTCATAGAAAAGACACAGGGTAGAAATATGTTGACTCGATATTTGCAGTGACAGAAAGCACTTTATGCATGTTTGGATTTTAAAAAGCTCTGAAGTTGTTCTTCACCCTTTTGAATTTCCTTTTTAATTGATAGATTTATATATATGCATCTATATCTTAACTCACTGTAAAAGAATGagaatgaacaaaaacactTCACTGCTGTAACTGATGCTCAGCTACCTAAAAAGTTTTTAAAGCTCTTAAAACGAGTTTTTGGAGACCAGTTAAttagacaaaaaatatttgaccCCAGTAATTTAACACAGTAGTTGTTTCTTTGTTAGATATGTTTAATAAAGTGTCaaattttcctgtgtttttcagAAACTAGCAATTGTCCAAAATAATCATGCCCAATCAAATAAATGGGACTGTAGCATTGTCATACTAGTAATTTTTCTTTTAGCCATAATTAGCCTATGTGCAACATGTGTCATTGTACTTCAGGATCATTTCACCATATCACCTTTCAATGTATTAGTGAGCTATtcctggctttttttttaattatgctTAAACATCTGTGAAAATTGATGTTGACTAATAATTACCCATAAGCCAATAATCACTCATTTGACAGTTGTTACTGATGGCAGTGTTTGTGATTAATAATGTCTTTGCTCTTCCAGGTCAACTAAATCCTTCACAGCCTCTCCTGCTAGACAGCAAACGATTGCCGGACACAAGATCAAGACAGCAGTGCGACGCAGAAAGTAGAGCCCTGTGGACTTGACTAGAAAGTAGACTTGCCTTCGACTCAACCACATCCCCACTGAAGGCTGAAATAAATCCTGGAAGGTCTCAACTTGACAAACACTGGGGCAGGTTTTCAACTTGTAGGCTGGGCTGACGTTTTCAGAGGCTTTCACATGTAGACCAGAGACGTCAACGTGAGACCATTTACACAGgaatttcacatgaaaaaaaactgttgactGAACAATGACGCTGACTTAGGAAACAACAATCAAGCAAAGACCCCTGCTCGACATGAAAAACAAGCAAGACAGTCATATCTATATTTTCAACACCGGCAAATGTCTGCTAGACTTTAGGCATGACTTTTTGTAATAGAATTActtttaaaattactttttaagaGTATTGCTTATGGGGAGGCCTTGTGGTTCAGACATATACCATCCAACATACACAGGGTCAGAACAGTTGCACAAACAGGTGGTCAATAAATGTTAggttaaatataaatatcaagACAAGCATACAAACAGGCAATAAAATAGTAAAACTTAATAGtagtaagaaaagaaaaaaagggaaacaaacaaaaaatgacagaggcacatactgtatacatgagGCAAAAATCAGATATCATAATATAGAATTAGTGatttgtggagagaaaaaaaatgtccagcAATCTTATGGACCTTATGGTTTAACAGAGGTGCGTGAGGAATCTATTTCTGCTAAGAAATGAGGCATGTTTGGTTCACCTTTCAGTACTCTTTGTTTTAATGGCAATTTTGTTCTCTTTACACAAGCAAAGAAATTCACTTCATAACCAAGTGTTTGATGCTCTGTGTCAAAATATATCTGAGGCTAAATATTGtcacacccctctctctctccctctcacttcCTCTATGCATCTCTACTGCTTCCTGTCTTAATAAAGCTAAAATACCCCCcaaataattatgattttatgtaaattttaAGGTAGATGAATGACAATTATTATTTGTAGTTATATTGTGATTACTACATGGTTATTTAATACATGATAAGGTGTaatgaaatatgtatttatagATAAATATTGGTATTTCCATAGAGAATGTGTGAGGATTCTTAATTCTTATTTATGCAAATGAGCTGATTGTCAAACTTCCGGGCGCTGATGTCACAGTGAACAGATTCCACAAATGAATCCCTGTTTAACACAGACCTCAGTTTTATTCTGTCACTTGAACTGAGAGCAAGTGTTTCAGCAGCTGGTCATTCGACGTTTTTCAAGTTCTTTCATTGAAATAACCAAAAATGTGGTAAGTAACTCgcttcagttttgttttcatgcagtctttattaaaaaacaagGATTTAAACTCATTCACAAACCGGCATTCCAGtcaaaacaaaatcacatgGAAGAAATCAAGATCAGTTTAATTACATTATAAACCTTTTGTCACTCTGTTAGGCAACATCGTGCACTAAAAGAGGACCAGCTGAGGTCGGAGGTCAGATTCACTCTGCCTCCGCTGTCAAACAACACCAGCCTAGTGGGCAGCAGACCACAGCTTCAGATGAACAAAGCACTGAAGCTTGATGAAGAGCTCGTCTGCACCCTGGGTGATGACATTTCACGGGTAAGTAACATTAGCTGATCCTAACACTGTGTTTTATACTTCATATTAGACaaaatcaaatgtcattttatttttgaccaAACACCTCAATATCGACATTGCAGTATTATTGTAGGAATGattattggtgctttcacaaaatatttacacaatgagatttttgatgaataatcatcagtaatgtggatataatgactaagtggatAATGGTAAATAATAGAATGGCTAGAaaagtctggtaagttcagaaaatgacatcactttactgtaatgcagcctttaaacctggaaaagacaacacttatgccatatcacgatattacgatatccaaaatctTAAGATGATATCTGGTCTCATATCACattatattgatataatatcaatatattgcccagctctacttcatatattatattttttatatatattgacTCATattcctgtgtctgtgtgaccaAAACAGTCAGTAAGTCTTTTGCAAAGTGAGAAACATTTGAAGAGAATACAGTGTATTTATGAGGCTGTAATTCAATCCAGTGTTTACATGTAATTAATTGTGAATGTCTTTATTTACGTAGATCCCTTCGGCCACTCGTAGCACCATGAGGCATCTCAGCTCTCGCCATAACGAGGTCAGCCAGTGGCAGGCCCAGATCTCCGAGAGCATCAGCCAAGTGGACCGAGAGATCACTGCTGTGGAGCAGGTACACATGTGCtgtcacacatactgtacatacacctAAATACTTGAAAGTTACCTgcaaaaggaggaaagagaacaCTGTAAGAGAGTTTAAGAGTAACTGCAGAAGCTCAACAGTATCTTCTCTGATTTAAAACATCAATTCTGTCCCCAACACTGCTCTCATGTGCTCCCCATGTGCAGGTGAAAGACACAGCTGAGAGCCGTCTCCAGGAGAAGCAGTTGTACAGTCAGCTCATGGGCGACTGTGTGGCGCTCATTAACAGTCTGAACGCAGAACTCCTGCTGCAGGACCGTGTCCAGACCGAGCTAAAGAAGGAAGAACAGCTGACCAATGAGATCAGAGAACTGCTCCAGAAGCAGATCTGCATCCTGCTGAACAAACTGAGGTCAGACAGACATAGTCTGATTTATTTCTgaattattctgttttaatttcaggATGCTGAAAGTTATAATCGCTCCTTAATTTAAAGCATTCTCCTGTACTTCCTGCCCACATTATGTTCATTGTTATTTGAAGGATAGATCTCTGCAATTCCTGGTAAAAGAGCAAATTATGTTCccacattttgtacattttaactTGATCTAAAATCTACTTCTGCCAGCTCTCTGAAGGATATTCGCTCTCAGCTGCTGGCTGATTTTCAAGATAAACGTGATGCCATCAAACTCACCACCAAATGCATCGCCCATGAATGCAACACCCCGAGCTCCCGGCTGCCTGCTGGTCAATACAAGCCCAATCATGTGAGCTATGACAAGTGGCTGTCCCACTGCAGGGACCTGAAGGTGGCGGCTGAGCGCCTGATCAAGGAGTCTTCTTCCTTCAGGGGGAACCTGCGGTTCACACTGGCCAACGTAAGACAACACCGACCATACTTCCATACAAATAGATACAGCTTGCCTGAAGACTAGGCTTAAGCTTAATATTAAGTTTGTGTACATTTTGTATAAAGCTCCTGTCAGTAAGAGTGTATACATTATTTTAACCCttatttttctagtttttgcATTAATGAACATTATGTCTAATCAACATTTTATCAGTTCTTTAAAATCTATGCCCCTTTTATTATGTATGCAGTAACTTCCAGTGCAGCCTTGAGGGGTTGagagaaaaaactaaaatatgattaaaacatataactTCAAAAACAATAACTACTGTATTATACAGATTGatcaaactttatttcatttctcttttatctTTGCATTAATGTCTGACCATTACAGTTAAAAAATGCCCAAGACCGCCAGCGCCGCAGCACAGATGACGCCCTGAGGAAGAAGATCAATAACATGAGCAGAGTCCAGGATACGATGATCTGGGAGAGGAAGCGGGTCAGTCCACAGGATTGTAGTTACATCACAATTTGGATGACTCTTTGTTTTGAATGTTCTGTTTTCTAAATCATTAGTCGACCATCcacaaaataattgtttgttgatgttcacaaattatttttactcTAAATTCCAGGTCAAGGATGAGATTTCGGATCTGACCAAGGACTCGCAGAAGCTGGCGGGTCAGATCAGGAACTGTGAATCCAAGCTGCACCAGACCACTCATCGCCTGGACATCCTCAACCAGAGGCCAAGACGAGAGCTCTGTGTGGACCAGGTGGGATAGTTAAGATATGATGTGGTTACAGTCAGAGCCACATAAAGCCTTAAATGTCATTCATCTCTGTTGttgtcaccatggaaacataATGGCTTTAACCTCTTTTTCTGTTCCTCCCCCAGCCCTACATCAGCCTCACACTGGAGAAACACGACCTGGCAAAGATGGTAGCTGGACTTCAACCAGTGTTGAAGCGCATTCTGTAAGTCTGTCCATTCACAGTTTcacctctctgcagcctgtcaCCTCCTGTCctgcatttaaatattttgactATCTTCTTCCTGAATGTgcttattttaatgtttaaccTCATTAGGCAGGACACGGAGCTCAAATGCAGGCGCCTGAAGGTTGTGGAAGATGAACTGGCCAAAAATGCTCATGCCTTGGGTGTGCAGCAGAAGTGTCTGAACCTGCACCAGAGCTTCCTGCCTGCTCTTGACACCACTGTGGTCCTCGCCAACAAGCCTCAGCTCCGCACAGCCGCAGGCTGCTGCACCCTCGTCGCCCACTTACAGTAGAGCCTAGGAGAGTGCATTAGCACTTTACTGAAGGCAGCCCTGTAGTCTTTTCCATCTGGTGTTGCAAAACTGAATAAATTCAAAGCAAAATGATGTTGGCGTGTCTAGAATTTATATGGACTGAACCTCTGAGTGTTTTCAGTTGGACTTTTTAAaagatacatacagtacaaaatgTACATGTGCTATTGACTACATGCAGAACTTAacacaacattttagaaaataatgacaaaGGAAAATTAAATGACCAATGCAAACATTGACTAAAGAGGCCAGTTAGTGTTTGTCACCTCAATTTGTGACTGCTGTTGctttttgatgattgattgattgatttttttttttctgtgttcgGCACATATTGTCATGAGTTTTGGGGGTATTTGGTCCTGACTTACTGAAGAAAATGCCGTTTTTGGCCATTGCACCTGCAGTTTGGAGACACAGTTTTGATGGTGGTCTCTCTGgtgttctgtttgttgtccCCTGTTGCTTCAAAACCTCATATCAGAGTAGTGAATGACAATCTTTTTcaatagaaaaaaatgcagcCAATTGTCATCCCACTAACATTTATCACGTTAAATCACACACCCAGCAGTGTGGTAAGTTGAGTTACTTTACTTGTCCAGgccatatttttattgttttgtcttgtgttggctgtattttctcttttttatatttatatatatgtttctACATAAAACAGCCCAAACCACCAGATACAATTCCCAGCATGTACAGAACTGTTGGAAATGAtaactgtggattttgtgcttcatcatttacactgaaattgCTTTAAGACAGGATGTCTTTCCTGCCAGTGTGGACCGGATGAACAATTACAGCAACCAATAACACTTACAATGTACATTTCTGCATGTGAGTATTGTTGTaagtcagacttttaaaaatgtgaacatatcctttaatCACATTATCACAAAAAAAGCTGACTCACTGTGAATCTGAGGCCTCTAGGGAGTTGGCCACTGGCCCCTGCAGCTTATTCCAGTATTTTTCAACTCAGTATATTAACATTTGAATACTTTCAggccaaataaacaaataaatattttcccaCTAGTTATTCATGACAGTAAGAAAATGGCTTTAACCTGTCAACTGACACACTGTCACCTGTGGGACACTTTATAGCCTGATTCAAGATCACTTATAAAATGCCAtcataaactgaaaaataacattaaaaatgttaattatgtAGAATTTTTTTGGTCTGGTCGATtttggggggtggagggtgagGAGTTGGACTCATGatttcagtatttctaaaattctGGATCCTGCTGGATCCTTTTTGAGACCTGATAAGAGGTCTATCAGTTGGACTGTCAGTGTCAATAACGACACTGATAAAGTGGATCAATGTAATAATAGTTTTGCCGTGACCCTGACACCCTCATCTTGTCTCCGGGTGTCACCTCTTTAACCGGGTCAGATTTGTTGTAGCAACGGCCCTTAGCAACGCACCGTATCCGTGGAGACCGTTGTCTGTCCGTCTATCTGTGTGAAGGAATGACACGTTACACAGGTCAATACCCAGCGAAAAAACACACGAAAGTGTAATTAATCCAAACATTTATGACTTTTATGGACGTATTTCTCACCGATGCTTTGAGAAGATGGGATGCAGCAGCTCAACAGACACCGTGATCCAACCGCTGAGACCCGACGAGTTGAATGGAGACGAGGTAGAGGCCACTTCTAGCTAAAACTAAGGAGTTAAACTGGTTTATCTTCAACAACAATATCCAAGaagtttattattgttaacTAGAGGTGACATTTTTTAGCAGAATTTGAAGTGTCATGAAGAGCCGTTAGTGTAACTGTTAGGTTGAAATCTGTGTGCCGTCATATGATGGAGGAAGACTTAAATACTGACAGCTGGCTCCTCGTTCTGCCTCTAGTTCTTCTATTCCAtccattttttgttgtttaatatcAAAATAGTGCATGTAAcaatgttttttcctttttaaaaaaccttTATCAAAGTAGTATTatcacaaagtaaaaatactccaaatTACGAGTGAGTTCAACATTCAAAATCCTACTGAAGTGAAGTACAGAAGAGCAGAGTGTACTTCAAGTACAGCAGGAGTATTTGTGCTCATTACTGTAGCCTATGAAACCCTCTTTAATCTTTCTATATAgtattttaaaattgaatttaaggggataattcattaattatcgtatatgaatgtattttaatgaaatatatgcAGTGTTTAAGGCGTTTATAaggtgaaaacatgaaaaccatCTCATTGATACCTTAGAAGGAccataattttttaaaattcctgGATAGTTTTCATGTTATCCGGTCAATTTGTAGATGTTTTAATCCCTGATGACCCCATGTGTATAATCCGTCTTGATATGTTACAATTAATTATTCCCATATTTGGGGTGAACCTCAAAATTTCAACCTTCATTGAAAAGAGTGCATGAAATATTAtgagcaaaatgtacttaaagtttCAAAAGTGAGAGTGAACATTATGCAGACTGTTGTATTCCCATATAGCCTATATGATAATTTTGAattattagtgttattattgatgcattaaacCCCTTTTTAATTGTAATAGTAAAGTCAGCCTTACTTCAGATTAATGCAGTGAAATGAAATTCTGAAATTCAGAAAAATGaagcagcataaaatggaaatactcaggtTAAGTATAAGTATCTCTAATAGTACTTTAGCACAATACTTGATTAAACTGTACttggttactttccaccactgaataGCTTAGAACTAAAATTCCAAAGTCACAAACActtattaaaaattatttttacatattgaGGAATAAAAAATTCtatgtttcatttattgatGTGCAGTTTTGTGCCAAAGCTTTCAGACTTTGTAGCTTCAGTGTGTCATTATTACTGTTTCTGGGCTACTGTGTTCAtgacactgtcaacacacagaTGCAACCATGACAACATCATGTTTATGATACCATAGAGTAagatctgtgtttatttgtcttgtGCCATCTTTTCCTCCTCTATAATGTGTCTCTGTGCGTTCAGGACGAGACAGGTAGTAAACACGGTGGCCGTGGAGACTCTGCCGTATCGAAGTGCACCACAGACAGCGGGGTGGTGATGGAGAACAGAGAGTTACCCACATTACCTGGAGCAGTGCCCACAAAACCCCTCCCAATGACATTTGTCAGGGAAAACGAGGCAGACAGTGTTACACAAGATGGTGAGTGTGTTTGATGTGCCCCACACTGCAGAGAAAGTCCATTACTCACACTTGTAAGTGTTTGTATGGCGTCTGTCTCCCTCTGCAGCTAGCCCGGGCTTGCTGCAGCAGGAGAGCACAATGCAGGAGCGTCTGAAGTCCAGTGAGAtcctggaggagctgctgaaCCAGGGCATCATTCCAGTGGACCAGACCACAGAGAGGGGCAGCGGGGCTGGAGAGGCCTACAACATCATGGTGGGTCCCTGGTTCACAACATGCTGATCATCTACCATCATTCTACAAGTTTTCTACTTATTTCACGCTGGTCAGCGATAcctggaaaaaatatataaatattaagaTACAAAACGAGATATAACTTTCATGAtattgtgaaatatctcaatcaTTTTTACAGTCATGTTGTTAAATGCCTGATGTCAAGGAAAAATATGGTATTCATTGACTCTATCAACATCATCTCAGATTTCAGAACAGCCTATGAGGCTTAGATGATTGATGAGTTTGGTATATTTACTTGCAAATCTGGTATTAGCAGCTCTATTTAATTACTTAAGCCGTGGGCAGAGAAAGCAGTCTTATAATCCTAAATGGTCAAAGGTTCACTATAAtagaagaatttaaaaaaaccaCCACATAGTCACATTTTAGAGGCAGGAAACAGTGACTTTTTGCCATTttgcaaaaacatttctttggCTACCAAAGACCCTTGTAGGCCAAGTATGAACTGGAAGGTTGAAAAGAAAATCCCAGTATACATGACTCATAATGGTTGTAAGCTTGATGATAACTTAGTTGTCACTATTACTTGACACTGTGACATgcaggaaaaactgaacatgggACTCAATCCAGACAGCCATTTAAAAGTGTTTCTCAGCAACACTAATCGCTGTTCTAGAAGTTTAGAGTCTAGAGTTTACACCTACAAGAGTACTCCTCTGATTTAACACTGCACTCCTACCGTGTAACaatgtcagtttttaaaaaaaaaaaaaaaaaagaatagcagcagaaccagagatattctctgtttttattccacacattcttcttccttgtcataACCTGGCACTT encodes:
- the LOC137198998 gene encoding tektin-2-like, translating into MWQHRALKEDQLRSEVRFTLPPLSNNTSLVGSRPQLQMNKALKLDEELVCTLGDDISRIPSATRSTMRHLSSRHNEVSQWQAQISESISQVDREITAVEQVKDTAESRLQEKQLYSQLMGDCVALINSLNAELLLQDRVQTELKKEEQLTNEIRELLQKQICILLNKLSSLKDIRSQLLADFQDKRDAIKLTTKCIAHECNTPSSRLPAGQYKPNHVSYDKWLSHCRDLKVAAERLIKESSSFRGNLRFTLANLKNAQDRQRRSTDDALRKKINNMSRVQDTMIWERKRVKDEISDLTKDSQKLAGQIRNCESKLHQTTHRLDILNQRPRRELCVDQPYISLTLEKHDLAKMVAGLQPVLKRILQDTELKCRRLKVVEDELAKNAHALGVQQKCLNLHQSFLPALDTTVVLANKPQLRTAAGCCTLVAHLQ